Within the bacterium genome, the region GAATCGCAGCGGCACGGGTGGCTCCTTCTGGACCCCTTCCCCAGAGGAATGTGGGTGCTCGCAAGGGATTGTGTCATCGCGATTGCGGCACAAGGGATCAGATCTCCCGGTTCCTGGGACTCGTTACCTACCCAGAGAGGGGGTGGCGATGGCGGTGCCCCAGAGGATCAGGCGCGAGATCCACAGGGCCTGCCCCCGAGAGCGTCAACCAGCCGTGACACATCTCGACCCGCGATCCGAGCTTGGCAGCGAAGAAGAGAAACCTAACAACGGCGGGGAGTTGATGGTGGCCCAGGCCAGAATCGAACTGGCGACACCCGCATTTTCAGTCGCAAGAAGAGGTGAGAATCGGCGCCTACTTGCCGCTCGTGGCTTGCAAGCGCCGGCAACCGGCGGAAATCGGGTGCATCGACGCCGGCCGACGGCCCTATACGGCCCCTCTGACCGCGGGGCCTCTCTCCCGTGAAAAACAGCTGCCTCCTGCGGATCGCTCAAGAATATGTACAAATTGTACGATTTGTACTACCCTGAATCGAGCCCACGAAATCGCTACCCACCAGGAGCCCCATGTCCACTATCGCCGTCAGCGAGGCCCGAGAGGACTTCTCAGAGATCGTGGACCGAGCCGCCCATCGCCACGAGCGTGTGCGTCTGTCTCGTCATGGCAAGGAGGTCGCCGCGATGGTGCCGATCGAGGATCTAGAGTTGCTAGAGCTACTGGAAGATCGCGCTGACCTCGACGCGATCCGCGAGGCGCTCGCGGAGAGCGGCGATCGTGCCCCCTACGAGTCGCTTCGCAAGGAACTCGGCCTGGAGTAGCCCCGCGTGCCCCGGTATTCGATCGAGTTCACCCCTGCCGCTGAACGCGACCTCCGCAAGCTCGCGAGGGCCGATCGGCGGACGCTTCGCCGAGTCGATGCAGCGATCCAGGCGTTGCGAACCGAGCCCCGGCCGGCCGGCGTCAGAAAGCTCAGCGGCGGCGACGACTACCGCATTCGCGTCGGCGACTATCGGATTCTCTACACCATCGTCGATGCGGTGCTCGTCGTTTGCGTCATCCGGGTCCGTGACAGGAAAGATGTCTACGGCCAGCGGTAGCTGCGGTGGCGTGGTCCACGGCCCGTCACTGCCCGTTTCCGGACCCGCTACCAGGGATGCCCTTCCAACCGTCCATGACCTGCTCGACCTGGCCCGCAATCTGAGCGCGAGACTCGAGGCGATCCCGGCCCCGGGCCAAGTGTTCGTCGTAGGGTGTATGAACGTGGCGAACATGCGCTTGTACGGCCAACCCGATGGAGGCCGCCTCGAGTTGCTTGGCGGATGCCGAGCGGCCCACCCGTCCCGATGACTTCGCACACGTGTGGCGTGCGATTGCATTCCGCTCGTCTGGAGGGCAGCCAGGGAAGAGCTCACCCACCCGCCGGGCGAAGGCAGACACGTACTCGGC harbors:
- a CDS encoding type II toxin-antitoxin system Phd/YefM family antitoxin, with translation MSTIAVSEAREDFSEIVDRAAHRHERVRLSRHGKEVAAMVPIEDLELLELLEDRADLDAIREALAESGDRAPYESLRKELGLE
- a CDS encoding type II toxin-antitoxin system RelE/ParE family toxin; the protein is MPRYSIEFTPAAERDLRKLARADRRTLRRVDAAIQALRTEPRPAGVRKLSGGDDYRIRVGDYRILYTIVDAVLVVCVIRVRDRKDVYGQR